In Chitinophagales bacterium, a single genomic region encodes these proteins:
- a CDS encoding choice-of-anchor J domain-containing protein, whose product MKKIFLAASVALSLVVQAQHFCGTDEYIQKRAASSAEFARQRDEMFQQMEAFRTTPKPAARAGQSVIYIPVVFHIIHNGKAYGVGENISDEQVLSQIDALNRDFALMAADTVNIPAEFKPLATNTYIQFCMAKFDPQGNPTTGIERIVYSNKATWDTENDIDGVLKPATIWDRRKYLNIWSCNFGGTLKSQGVLAYATLPYFTDNQTDGVVSRHNAIGTVGTLLSSQRGGRTVVHEVGHWLGLLHIWGNTAGCYDGTYNSTDFVDDTPDQDDKYFGCPSYPQYSCGTSNMFMNHMDYSDDNCRNMFTIGQADVMYGTVSQGGQRASIRNSISNCFYDLDGAVKTVLLPTDTICNLNFKPVVKVKNEGVTTIINATIYYRIDNGSFDSLPFNRQLLIQEEAFVTLPLQSVTAGNHTLTVTFERPNGVSLDSYPANDELTVNFYAYDGGFALQAPLVEDFEMGAFPPTNWLIDNKGNANTWDLASSSGYEVGSYGAVINNLNYTSNPNGAKDALITDDYDVSNVGLPNLKFDLAYCRVNNNRQDSLAVYYSFDCGMQWNLVYRSGGTTMATAPDQNAFFVPTSNQWKTVTVSLPSTIGQNKVRFKFENISGWGNALYLDNINIDGTPISGIEEKSNKVEVSVFPNPAGNFAYISLPVVHPFTQLEVYNAVGQKVASQAIFQRVVELNTNSLTTGTYFVRLLGENASQIQPIVISK is encoded by the coding sequence ATGAAAAAGATTTTTCTGGCAGCTTCGGTTGCATTGTCGTTAGTTGTGCAAGCACAACACTTTTGTGGCACCGATGAATACATTCAAAAAAGGGCAGCTTCAAGTGCAGAGTTTGCTAGGCAGCGCGATGAGATGTTTCAACAAATGGAAGCATTTAGAACTACACCTAAACCTGCAGCAAGAGCGGGGCAAAGTGTTATATATATACCGGTGGTTTTTCACATTATTCATAATGGAAAAGCTTATGGCGTAGGCGAAAATATTTCTGATGAGCAGGTGCTTTCGCAAATAGATGCCCTTAACAGAGACTTTGCTCTTATGGCTGCCGATACTGTAAATATCCCTGCTGAGTTTAAGCCTTTAGCAACTAATACTTACATACAGTTTTGTATGGCGAAGTTTGATCCGCAAGGCAATCCTACCACAGGTATTGAGCGTATTGTATATTCTAATAAAGCAACATGGGATACCGAAAATGATATTGATGGAGTGCTGAAACCGGCAACCATTTGGGATAGAAGAAAATACTTGAATATTTGGAGTTGTAATTTTGGTGGCACCTTAAAAAGCCAAGGTGTTTTAGCTTATGCAACCTTACCTTACTTTACCGATAACCAAACCGATGGGGTTGTTTCGCGCCATAATGCTATTGGTACTGTAGGAACACTACTTTCAAGCCAAAGAGGTGGCAGAACCGTAGTACACGAAGTGGGGCACTGGCTAGGTTTGTTGCATATTTGGGGCAATACCGCAGGTTGCTACGATGGTACTTACAACTCTACCGATTTTGTGGACGATACTCCGGATCAAGACGATAAGTATTTTGGTTGCCCAAGTTATCCTCAGTATTCATGCGGTACTTCTAATATGTTTATGAACCACATGGATTACTCCGATGACAATTGTCGCAATATGTTTACAATAGGGCAAGCGGATGTAATGTACGGCACTGTTAGCCAAGGTGGGCAGCGCGCTTCTATTAGAAATTCAATATCAAATTGCTTTTATGATTTAGATGGAGCAGTAAAAACAGTATTGCTTCCTACCGATACAATTTGCAATTTAAACTTTAAACCGGTAGTAAAGGTTAAGAACGAAGGCGTAACCACCATCATAAATGCGACTATCTATTACAGAATTGATAATGGTTCTTTCGATTCGCTTCCATTCAATAGGCAATTGCTTATTCAGGAAGAAGCGTTTGTTACCTTGCCGTTACAATCTGTAACCGCGGGCAATCATACGCTTACAGTTACCTTCGAAAGACCCAATGGCGTAAGTTTAGACAGTTATCCAGCCAACGATGAACTTACAGTTAATTTCTATGCTTACGATGGTGGTTTTGCATTGCAAGCACCACTTGTTGAAGATTTTGAAATGGGCGCATTTCCACCAACCAATTGGCTTATAGATAATAAGGGAAATGCCAATACCTGGGATTTGGCTTCTTCCAGCGGTTACGAAGTTGGTAGTTATGGAGCAGTTATCAATAACTTAAATTACACTTCAAATCCAAACGGAGCTAAAGATGCTTTAATTACCGATGATTACGATGTTTCAAATGTGGGATTACCAAACTTGAAATTCGATTTGGCATATTGCCGCGTAAACAACAACCGCCAAGATTCATTAGCCGTATATTATTCATTCGATTGTGGCATGCAATGGAATTTAGTATATAGAAGCGGAGGAACTACCATGGCTACCGCTCCGGATCAAAATGCATTCTTTGTGCCAACTTCAAACCAGTGGAAAACGGTTACAGTTTCGCTGCCATCTACGATTGGCCAAAACAAAGTGCGTTTTAAATTTGAAAATATTTCAGGTTGGGGCAATGCATTGTACTTAGATAATATCAATATAGATGGCACTCCAATTTCAGGTATTGAAGAGAAGAGTAATAAGGTGGAAGTAAGTGTATTCCCTAACCCTGCCGGAAACTTTGCTTACATTTCTTTGCCTGTGGTACATCCAT